Proteins from one Gibbsiella quercinecans genomic window:
- a CDS encoding DUF3748 domain-containing protein, with amino-acid sequence MSYREKQLTFAERGHQLTNINVWTPCGQWLAYDVRPSGASFTGLTIERVNVFTGEVEVVYRAQFGAHVGVVTVSPDAPARYAFIHGPEHPDSSWQYDFHHRRGVIVSEPDRELAVTLDALDITPPFTPGALRGGSHVHVFSPDGSRLSFTYNDHVLHERDPALDLRNVGVAIPLHGVNPPKQHPREYDGSHFCVLVSRTVAQPQPGSDDINRAYEEGWIGNHGYVKPDGSRQRWALAFIGDTVSAHGEKQPEVFIVDLPANDAAYAKAGAEPLQGTETTLPAPPLGVTQRRLTDTGARRYPGVATTPRHWLRSSPDGSQIAFLMKDDRGVVQLWSVSPNGGAPRQISQSEHSVQSAFSWHPQGDKIALVSDNSVMLCDVANGRMQRLTARTPQPPSGDAVVFSPDGQWIAYMREVAGVSQIFVVGPVV; translated from the coding sequence ATGAGCTATCGGGAAAAACAGCTGACCTTCGCCGAGCGCGGGCATCAGCTAACCAACATTAACGTCTGGACGCCGTGTGGCCAGTGGTTGGCCTATGACGTGCGCCCCAGCGGCGCGTCTTTTACCGGCTTGACCATTGAACGGGTCAATGTGTTCACCGGCGAGGTTGAAGTGGTATACCGCGCCCAGTTCGGCGCGCACGTTGGCGTGGTCACCGTCAGCCCCGATGCCCCGGCGCGTTATGCCTTTATCCACGGCCCGGAACACCCGGACAGCAGTTGGCAGTATGATTTCCATCACCGCCGCGGCGTGATCGTCAGCGAACCGGATCGCGAACTGGCGGTTACCCTGGATGCGCTCGATATTACCCCTCCCTTCACGCCCGGCGCGCTGCGCGGCGGCAGCCATGTGCACGTGTTCAGCCCGGATGGCAGCCGCCTGAGCTTCACCTATAACGATCACGTGCTGCATGAACGCGATCCGGCGCTGGATCTGCGCAATGTGGGTGTCGCCATACCGCTGCACGGCGTTAATCCGCCGAAACAGCACCCGCGTGAATATGACGGCAGCCACTTCTGTGTGCTGGTCAGCCGGACGGTGGCGCAGCCGCAGCCAGGCAGCGATGACATCAACCGCGCGTATGAAGAGGGGTGGATCGGCAATCATGGCTATGTGAAACCCGACGGTAGCCGCCAGCGCTGGGCATTGGCGTTTATTGGCGATACCGTTTCGGCCCATGGGGAAAAGCAGCCGGAAGTCTTTATCGTCGATTTGCCGGCCAACGATGCCGCCTATGCCAAAGCGGGCGCCGAGCCGCTGCAGGGCACCGAAACCACGCTGCCGGCGCCGCCGCTTGGCGTTACCCAGCGGCGCCTGACTGACACCGGCGCTCGCCGCTACCCTGGGGTGGCGACCACGCCGCGCCATTGGTTACGCAGTTCGCCCGACGGTAGCCAAATCGCGTTTTTGATGAAAGATGACCGGGGCGTGGTGCAACTGTGGTCCGTTTCGCCGAATGGCGGCGCGCCGCGCCAGATCAGCCAGAGTGAACATAGCGTGCAGTCAGCGTTCAGCTGGCACCCGCAGGGGGATAAAATTGCACTGGTGAGTGATAACAGCGTGATGCTGTGTGATGTTGCCAACGGGCGCATGCAGCGCCTGACGGCGCGGACGCCACAGCCGCCGAGCGGCGATGCGGTGGTGTTTTCCCCGGATGGCCAATGGATCGCCTATATGCGCGAAGTCGCGGGGGTCAGCCAGATCTTTGTGGTTGGGCCGGTGGTGTGA
- a CDS encoding NirD/YgiW/YdeI family stress tolerance protein — protein sequence MKKWVLASLLSLFSVSAMAHTVSQAKHMRDNQDVTLTGKIVKYLGDENYLFKDNTGQIVIEVDDDDDERLRHYTGTVTLVGEIDRNDSRVKIDVDSVRKR from the coding sequence ATGAAAAAATGGGTTTTGGCATCCCTGCTGAGTCTGTTTAGCGTTTCTGCGATGGCGCATACGGTCAGCCAGGCAAAACACATGCGCGATAATCAGGATGTTACGTTGACCGGGAAAATCGTTAAATATCTGGGTGATGAAAACTACTTGTTTAAAGACAATACCGGGCAGATCGTTATTGAAGTTGATGATGACGACGATGAAAGGCTGCGCCACTATACCGGCACCGTTACGCTGGTGGGGGAGATCGATCGTAACGATAGCCGGGTAAAAATCGACGTCGATTCCGTCAGGAAAAGATAA
- a CDS encoding alpha-amylase yields MKRLTLTLLMLLPPAALADWALQPFPAFQESPSGLFSSQATLQKGQLPLRLYQDQQCWQPTEAVKLNQTLSLQPCGNNPPVNWRLFRDGEYQVRIDTRSGTPTLQLGLKAQEANAAVTTRTCQRWDGNPVTVDVGGTFAEGETVRDFYSGQTATVTQGKITLKPAAGSGGIMLLETAATENAAPFSWQNATVYFVLTDRFENGNPGNDHSYGRRSDGMQEIGTFHGGDLAGLTNRLDYLQQLGVNALWISSPLEQIHGWVGGGTKGDFPHYAYHGYYTQDWTQLDANMGNEQDLRTLVEQAHKRGIRILFDVVVNHVGYATLADMQTFQFGSLYLKGKDIEKTLGKNWGDWQPAHGQNWHSFNDYINFSDKAGWATWWGKNWIRTDIGDYDSPGYSDLTMSLAFLPDIKTEAASASGLPLFYRHKPDTAATEIPGGTTRDYLTQWLSQWVRDYGIDGFRVDTAKHVDKPTLAQLKQRAAAALQAWKAANPTQALDDAPFWMTGEAWGHGVMKSDYYQNGFDAMINFDFQDRAAEALNCFSNIDPTYQQMADKLQGFNVLSYISSHDTRLFFSSDAKGSLPLQQRAADLLLLAPGAVQMYYGDESARAFGPTGSDPLQGTRSDMNWQELQGAKAPVLAHWQRLGEFRARHPAIGAGTQQSQQNARYYAFSRQHAGDKVMVVWVGERPQ; encoded by the coding sequence ATGAAACGCCTGACCCTCACCCTTTTGATGCTATTGCCCCCGGCGGCGCTGGCCGACTGGGCGCTGCAACCCTTCCCCGCATTTCAGGAATCCCCCAGCGGCCTGTTCAGCAGCCAGGCCACGCTGCAAAAGGGGCAACTGCCGCTGCGGCTCTACCAGGACCAACAGTGCTGGCAGCCCACCGAGGCAGTAAAGCTCAACCAAACCCTTTCGCTACAGCCGTGCGGCAACAATCCGCCGGTGAACTGGCGGCTGTTCCGCGACGGCGAATACCAGGTGCGTATTGATACCCGCAGCGGCACGCCAACCCTGCAGTTGGGCCTGAAGGCGCAGGAGGCCAACGCCGCGGTAACGACCCGCACCTGCCAACGCTGGGACGGCAACCCGGTGACGGTGGATGTCGGCGGCACCTTCGCCGAAGGCGAAACGGTGCGCGATTTCTATTCCGGCCAGACCGCCACCGTCACACAGGGCAAAATCACCCTGAAGCCGGCCGCCGGCAGCGGCGGCATCATGCTGCTTGAAACGGCGGCGACGGAAAACGCCGCGCCGTTCAGTTGGCAAAACGCCACCGTGTATTTTGTGCTGACCGATCGCTTTGAAAACGGCAATCCCGGCAATGACCACAGCTATGGCCGCCGCAGCGACGGCATGCAGGAGATCGGCACTTTCCACGGCGGCGATCTGGCCGGCCTGACCAACCGGCTGGATTACCTGCAGCAACTTGGCGTCAACGCGCTATGGATAAGCTCGCCGCTGGAACAAATCCACGGCTGGGTTGGCGGCGGCACCAAAGGCGACTTCCCGCACTATGCCTATCATGGCTACTACACGCAGGACTGGACCCAGCTGGATGCCAACATGGGCAACGAACAGGATCTGCGTACGCTGGTTGAACAGGCGCACAAGCGCGGCATCCGCATCCTGTTCGATGTGGTGGTGAACCACGTTGGCTACGCTACCCTGGCCGATATGCAAACCTTCCAGTTCGGCTCGCTGTACCTGAAGGGCAAAGACATTGAAAAAACGCTGGGTAAAAACTGGGGCGACTGGCAGCCGGCGCACGGCCAGAACTGGCACAGCTTCAATGATTACATCAACTTCAGCGATAAAGCCGGCTGGGCAACCTGGTGGGGCAAAAACTGGATCCGCACCGACATCGGGGATTACGACTCGCCGGGCTATAGCGATCTCACCATGTCGCTGGCGTTCCTGCCGGACATCAAAACCGAAGCCGCCAGCGCCAGCGGCCTGCCGCTGTTTTACCGCCACAAACCGGACACGGCGGCCACAGAGATCCCAGGCGGCACCACCCGCGACTACCTGACGCAATGGCTCAGCCAATGGGTGCGCGACTACGGCATTGACGGCTTTCGCGTCGACACCGCCAAGCACGTTGATAAGCCAACGCTGGCGCAGCTAAAACAGCGCGCCGCCGCGGCGCTACAGGCCTGGAAGGCCGCCAACCCGACCCAGGCGCTGGATGACGCCCCCTTCTGGATGACCGGCGAAGCCTGGGGCCACGGCGTGATGAAAAGCGATTATTACCAGAACGGCTTCGATGCGATGATCAACTTCGACTTTCAGGATCGGGCGGCCGAGGCGCTGAACTGTTTCTCAAATATCGATCCCACTTACCAACAGATGGCCGACAAGCTGCAGGGCTTCAACGTACTCAGCTATATTTCATCGCACGACACACGGCTGTTTTTCAGCAGCGATGCCAAAGGATCGCTGCCGCTGCAACAGCGCGCGGCAGATTTGCTGTTGCTGGCGCCGGGCGCTGTGCAGATGTACTACGGCGATGAGAGTGCGCGCGCCTTTGGCCCCACCGGCTCCGATCCGCTGCAGGGCACCCGTTCGGACATGAACTGGCAGGAACTGCAGGGCGCCAAAGCGCCGGTGCTGGCCCACTGGCAGCGCCTGGGCGAGTTCCGTGCCCGCCACCCGGCCATTGGTGCAGGCACGCAGCAATCGCAGCAGAACGCCCGTTACTACGCCTTCAGCCGCCAGCACGCCGGCGATAAAGTGATGGTGGTTTGGGTGGGCGAACGGCCACAGTAA
- a CDS encoding putative transporter, with translation MSDIAQAVSMLALVAVLGLWIGNWKVYGVGLGIGGVLFGGIIVGHFAQTYQIVLNSDMLHFIQEFGLILFVYTIGIQVGPGFFYSLRVSGLRLNGFAILLVLIGGVVAAVVHKLFDVPLPIILGVFSGAVTNTPALGAGQQILTDLGSDPALVDRMGMGYAMAYPFGICGILLVMWLLRLFFRINIEQEARAFDDSQGNSRELLHTMNVAVRNQNLHGIAIQQVPLLNGDDIICSRLKRGDLLMVPAPHEKLELGDYLHLVGKRESLESARLVIGEEVDASLSTRGTTLQVVRAVVTNEQVLGKKIRELNLKQKYDVVVSRLNRAGVELVAGSNVSLQFGDILNLVGRPEAIDAVAAIVGNARQKLQQVHMLPVFIGVGLGVLLGSIPLFVPGFPAALRLGLAGGPLVVALILGRIGSIGKLYWFMPPGANLALRELGIVLFLAVVGLKSGGNFIDTLVNGDGLAWVGYGVLITAIPLIAVGVLARLVGKMNYLTLSGMLAGSMTDPPALAFANNLHPTSGAAALSYATVYPLAMFLRIISPQLLAVLFWAI, from the coding sequence ATGAGCGATATCGCACAGGCTGTCAGCATGCTGGCGTTGGTGGCCGTTCTTGGGCTGTGGATTGGCAACTGGAAAGTGTACGGCGTGGGGTTGGGGATCGGCGGCGTGCTGTTTGGCGGCATTATCGTCGGCCATTTTGCCCAGACTTACCAGATCGTGCTCAACAGTGACATGCTGCATTTTATCCAGGAGTTTGGCCTGATCCTGTTCGTCTATACCATTGGCATTCAGGTTGGGCCGGGTTTTTTTTACTCCCTGCGCGTTTCCGGGCTACGGCTGAACGGCTTCGCCATCCTGCTGGTGTTGATTGGCGGCGTGGTGGCGGCCGTGGTGCACAAGCTGTTTGACGTTCCCCTGCCGATTATCCTCGGCGTTTTCTCCGGCGCGGTGACCAACACCCCGGCATTGGGCGCCGGCCAACAAATCCTGACCGATCTTGGTTCCGATCCGGCGCTGGTCGATCGCATGGGAATGGGCTATGCGATGGCATACCCGTTCGGCATCTGCGGCATTCTGTTGGTGATGTGGCTGCTGCGGCTGTTTTTTCGCATCAATATCGAGCAGGAAGCGCGGGCATTTGACGATAGCCAGGGCAACAGCCGTGAGCTGCTGCACACCATGAACGTTGCGGTGCGTAACCAGAACCTGCACGGTATCGCCATTCAGCAGGTGCCGCTGCTTAACGGCGACGACATCATCTGTTCGCGGCTAAAGCGGGGCGATCTGCTGATGGTGCCCGCACCGCATGAAAAGCTGGAACTGGGGGATTATCTGCACCTGGTCGGCAAGCGGGAAAGCCTGGAAAGCGCCCGGCTAGTGATCGGGGAAGAGGTGGACGCCTCGCTTTCCACCCGCGGCACCACGCTGCAGGTCGTGCGCGCCGTGGTCACCAATGAGCAAGTGCTGGGCAAGAAAATCCGTGAGCTGAACCTGAAGCAAAAATATGATGTGGTGGTGTCGCGGCTGAACCGGGCTGGGGTAGAGCTGGTCGCCGGCAGCAATGTGTCGCTGCAGTTCGGCGACATTCTCAATCTGGTTGGCCGGCCGGAGGCGATCGACGCGGTGGCGGCCATCGTGGGCAACGCCAGGCAAAAATTACAGCAGGTGCATATGCTGCCGGTGTTTATCGGCGTGGGGCTGGGGGTGTTACTCGGCTCGATCCCGCTGTTCGTGCCCGGTTTCCCGGCGGCGCTGCGTTTGGGGCTTGCCGGCGGCCCGCTGGTGGTGGCGCTGATTCTGGGGCGGATCGGCAGCATCGGCAAGCTGTATTGGTTTATGCCGCCGGGCGCCAACCTGGCGCTGCGTGAACTGGGTATCGTGCTGTTTCTGGCGGTGGTGGGCTTGAAGTCGGGTGGTAACTTTATCGATACGCTGGTGAACGGCGACGGGCTGGCATGGGTGGGCTACGGGGTGCTGATCACCGCCATCCCGCTGATCGCGGTGGGCGTCTTGGCCCGGCTGGTCGGCAAGATGAATTACCTGACGCTCTCGGGTATGTTGGCCGGCTCAATGACCGATCCGCCGGCGCTGGCCTTTGCCAACAACCTGCACCCGACCAGCGGCGCGGCGGCGCTGTCCTATGCCACGGTCTACCCGCTGGCGATGTTCCTGCGCATCATCTCGCCGCAACTGCTGGCGGTGCTGTTCTGGGCCATATAG
- the ibpB gene encoding small heat shock chaperone IbpB: MRNYDLSPLLRQWIGFDKLASSMGSQEPQGFPPYNIEKSDDNHYRISLALAGFKQSELDIEVEGPRLTVRGKPALPEKPVEYLHQGLVCKEFTLSFTLAEHLHVSEAAFENGLLHIDMVRQIPEALQPQRIAIGSTPGIEVK; encoded by the coding sequence ATGCGTAATTACGATTTATCCCCACTACTGCGTCAGTGGATCGGCTTTGATAAACTGGCAAGCTCAATGGGCAGTCAGGAGCCGCAAGGGTTCCCGCCCTACAATATCGAAAAGAGCGACGATAATCATTACCGCATCTCCCTGGCGCTGGCCGGTTTTAAACAAAGTGAGCTGGATATTGAAGTGGAAGGTCCACGCCTGACCGTGCGCGGCAAACCTGCACTGCCGGAAAAACCGGTGGAATATCTGCACCAGGGGCTGGTATGCAAAGAGTTTACCCTGAGCTTTACCCTGGCTGAGCATTTGCACGTATCCGAGGCCGCGTTTGAAAACGGCCTGCTGCATATCGATATGGTGCGCCAGATACCGGAAGCGCTGCAGCCACAGCGGATCGCGATTGGCAGCACGCCTGGGATAGAAGTAAAATAA
- a CDS encoding valine--pyruvate transaminase, translating to MTFSLFGDKFTRYAGITRLMDDLNEGLRTPGAIMLGGGNPAQIPEMESYFKQLCQEMLEQGKLTEALCNYDGPQGKDTLLKALAKLLRDELGWQIEPQNIALTNGSQSAFFYLFNLFAGRYADGSRRRVLFPLAPEYIGYADAGLDEGLFVSAKPNIELLPGGQFKYHVDFEHLNISNDIGMICVSRPTNPTGNVITDDELIKLDALAQQHDIPLVIDNAYGVPFPGIIFSEATPLWNPNIILCMSLSKLGLPGSRCGIVVADEKTISALSNMNGIISLSPGSIGPALAAEMIARGDLLRLSNEVIRPFYRQRVEQTIDIIRRYLPAERCLIHKPEGAIFLWLWFKDLPITTELLYQRLKKRGVLMVPGHYFFPGLEHEWPHTHQCMRMNYVPDPEKIEQGVKILAEEIERAHREVNAAAPAVQIR from the coding sequence ATGACTTTTTCACTTTTCGGCGACAAATTTACCCGTTACGCGGGCATCACCCGCTTAATGGACGATCTGAACGAAGGCCTGCGAACCCCAGGCGCCATCATGCTTGGCGGCGGAAACCCGGCGCAAATCCCCGAGATGGAGAGCTACTTCAAACAGCTGTGCCAGGAGATGCTCGAACAGGGCAAACTGACCGAAGCCCTGTGCAACTATGACGGCCCTCAGGGCAAGGATACGCTGCTGAAAGCGCTGGCCAAGTTGCTGCGCGACGAGCTTGGTTGGCAAATAGAGCCACAGAATATTGCACTGACAAATGGCAGCCAGAGCGCATTTTTCTACTTATTTAACCTGTTTGCCGGCCGCTATGCCGACGGCAGCCGCCGCCGCGTGCTGTTCCCCCTGGCGCCGGAGTACATTGGCTACGCCGATGCCGGCCTGGACGAAGGGCTGTTTGTCTCCGCCAAACCCAATATCGAACTGCTGCCGGGCGGCCAGTTCAAGTATCACGTCGATTTTGAACACCTGAACATCAGCAACGATATCGGCATGATCTGCGTCTCCCGCCCGACCAACCCCACCGGCAACGTGATCACCGACGACGAGCTGATCAAGCTGGACGCGCTGGCGCAGCAGCACGATATCCCGCTGGTGATCGATAACGCCTACGGCGTGCCGTTCCCCGGCATTATCTTCAGTGAAGCCACCCCGCTGTGGAACCCCAACATTATTCTGTGCATGAGCCTGTCCAAGCTCGGCCTGCCGGGTTCGCGCTGCGGGATCGTGGTTGCCGACGAGAAGACCATCAGCGCGTTGAGCAATATGAACGGCATCATCAGCCTGTCGCCGGGCAGCATCGGCCCCGCGCTGGCAGCGGAAATGATCGCCCGCGGCGATCTGCTGCGCCTGTCCAATGAGGTTATTCGCCCCTTTTACCGCCAGCGCGTGGAGCAGACGATCGACATTATCCGCCGCTACCTGCCGGCGGAGCGTTGCCTGATCCACAAACCGGAAGGCGCTATCTTCCTCTGGCTGTGGTTTAAGGATCTGCCGATCACCACCGAACTGCTCTATCAGCGGCTGAAAAAGCGTGGCGTGCTAATGGTGCCGGGGCACTATTTCTTCCCGGGGCTGGAACATGAGTGGCCGCACACCCACCAGTGCATGCGCATGAACTACGTGCCCGATCCGGAGAAAATAGAGCAAGGGGTGAAAATCCTGGCGGAAGAGATTGAGCGCGCGCACCGGGAAGTGAATGCCGCGGCGCCGGCCGTGCAAATTCGCTAG
- a CDS encoding YceK/YidQ family lipoprotein, which yields MIKIKVIAASFLLLATGGCSSVMSHTGPNQGYYPGTRASVDMLKDDNTSWAMMPLVAIDLPFSAVMDTMLLPYDYMRAGKDKAEDSPRERLLRNEGQQAAAGKQSTAPANQ from the coding sequence ATGATAAAGATAAAAGTGATAGCGGCCAGTTTCCTGCTGTTGGCCACCGGCGGGTGCTCGAGTGTGATGAGCCACACTGGGCCAAACCAGGGTTACTACCCTGGCACCCGTGCCAGCGTTGATATGCTAAAGGATGACAATACCAGTTGGGCCATGATGCCGTTGGTGGCTATTGATCTGCCGTTTTCGGCGGTGATGGATACAATGCTGCTGCCATACGACTATATGCGCGCCGGCAAAGACAAGGCGGAGGATTCGCCGCGCGAGCGCCTGCTGCGCAATGAAGGGCAACAGGCGGCGGCCGGCAAACAAAGCACCGCTCCGGCCAATCAATAG
- the ghrB gene encoding glyoxylate/hydroxypyruvate reductase GhrB — protein MKPSIVLYRSIPADLLERLEQHFTVHTFNSLTPDNPEHLKQVLQQAEGIIGTGGKVDEAFLQQAPNLRAASTISVGYDNFDVAALNAHNVVLMHTPTVLTETVADTIMGLVLATARRIVEVAERVKAGEWQHSIGPDWFGVDVHHKTMGILGMGRIGLALAQRAHFGFGMPILYNARRTHEEADRRFNARRCDLDTLLAESDFICITLPLTEQTFHMIGAEQLAKMKKSGILINAGRGSVVDENALIAALQNGTIHAAGLDVFEEEPLPVSSPLLKLPNVVALPHIGSATHETRYGMAECAVDNLIAALTGTVTENCVNPQILKR, from the coding sequence ATGAAGCCTTCCATTGTATTGTACCGAAGCATCCCGGCCGATCTGCTTGAACGGCTGGAGCAGCATTTTACCGTGCATACCTTCAACAGCCTGACCCCGGATAACCCGGAACACCTGAAACAGGTATTGCAACAGGCTGAAGGGATCATCGGCACCGGCGGCAAAGTGGATGAAGCCTTTCTGCAACAGGCGCCGAATCTGCGCGCGGCCTCGACCATTTCCGTCGGCTACGACAACTTCGACGTCGCCGCGCTCAACGCCCACAATGTCGTCCTGATGCACACCCCCACGGTGCTGACGGAAACCGTAGCGGACACCATCATGGGCCTGGTGCTGGCGACCGCACGCCGTATCGTGGAAGTGGCCGAGCGGGTTAAAGCCGGCGAATGGCAACACAGTATCGGCCCGGACTGGTTCGGGGTGGATGTTCACCACAAGACCATGGGGATCCTCGGTATGGGGCGCATCGGGCTGGCGCTGGCGCAGCGCGCGCACTTCGGCTTCGGTATGCCGATACTGTATAACGCCCGCCGCACCCATGAAGAAGCCGATCGGCGCTTTAACGCCCGCCGCTGCGATCTGGATACGCTCCTGGCGGAATCCGACTTTATCTGCATCACGCTGCCGCTGACGGAGCAGACCTTCCACATGATTGGCGCCGAACAGCTGGCGAAGATGAAAAAGAGCGGCATCCTGATCAACGCGGGCCGTGGCTCAGTGGTGGATGAAAACGCGCTGATCGCCGCGCTGCAAAACGGCACCATTCATGCCGCCGGGCTGGACGTATTCGAAGAGGAGCCGCTGCCGGTCAGTTCCCCATTATTGAAGTTGCCGAACGTGGTCGCCCTGCCGCACATCGGCTCGGCAACCCATGAAACACGCTACGGTATGGCTGAGTGCGCCGTAGATAACCTGATTGCCGCGCTGACCGGCACGGTAACGGAAAACTGCGTTAACCCCCAGATCCTGAAGCGCTAA
- the ibpA gene encoding small heat shock chaperone IbpA: protein MRNFDLAPLYRSAIGFDRLFNALEAGQSQGNGGYPPYNVELVDENHYRIAIAVAGFAEDELDITTHDNLLTVRGAHQREIAEKTYLYQGIAERNFERKFQLAEHIQIKGAKLENGLLYIDLERVVPETLKPRKIEIK, encoded by the coding sequence ATGCGTAATTTCGATCTGGCACCACTCTACCGTTCTGCGATTGGCTTCGATCGCCTGTTTAACGCCCTGGAAGCGGGCCAAAGCCAGGGCAATGGCGGCTACCCGCCGTATAACGTTGAACTGGTTGATGAAAATCATTACCGCATCGCCATTGCCGTCGCCGGTTTTGCCGAAGATGAGCTGGATATTACCACGCATGACAACCTGTTGACCGTCCGCGGTGCGCATCAACGCGAGATCGCGGAAAAAACCTATTTATACCAGGGGATTGCAGAGCGCAATTTCGAACGCAAATTCCAGCTGGCGGAACATATCCAAATTAAAGGCGCCAAACTGGAAAACGGCTTGCTGTATATCGATCTGGAGCGCGTGGTACCGGAAACCTTAAAACCACGCAAAATTGAAATTAAATAA
- a CDS encoding MFS transporter, which translates to MSTATVAVKRWWYIMPIVFITYSLAYLDRANFSFASAAGINEDLGITKGMASLLGALFFLGYFFFQIPGAIYAERRSVKKLIFWCLILWGGCASLTGIVSNIPMLAAIRFILGVVEAAVMPAMLIYISNWFTKSERSRANTFLILGNPVTVLWMSVVSGYLIHAFGWREMFIFEGIPAIIWAFCWWMLVQDKPAQANWLSKDEKQALQQQLEEEQKGIKAVRNYSEAFRSRNVILLCVQYFAWSIGVYGFVLWLPSILRSGMQMGMVEAGWLSAVPYLAATIAMIVVSWASDKMQNRKLFVWPLLLVGALAFFGSYAIGPNHFWISYGLLVVAGAAMYAPYGPFFAIIPEMLPKNVAGGAMALINSMGALGSFFGSWFVGYLNGATGTPAASYMFMAIALVVAVVLTLVVKPARAETHPQMA; encoded by the coding sequence ATGAGTACAGCAACTGTCGCAGTCAAACGCTGGTGGTACATCATGCCCATCGTGTTTATCACCTATAGCCTGGCCTATCTCGACCGCGCTAACTTTAGTTTTGCTTCTGCCGCCGGCATCAATGAAGATCTCGGCATCACCAAAGGCATGGCATCCCTTCTGGGCGCCCTGTTCTTTCTCGGCTACTTTTTCTTCCAGATCCCCGGCGCGATCTACGCCGAACGGCGCAGCGTCAAAAAGCTGATCTTCTGGTGCCTGATCCTGTGGGGCGGCTGCGCCTCGCTGACCGGGATCGTCAGTAACATCCCCATGCTGGCAGCAATCCGCTTTATTCTTGGCGTGGTGGAGGCCGCTGTCATGCCGGCTATGCTGATTTACATCAGTAACTGGTTCACCAAATCTGAACGTTCGCGCGCCAATACCTTTTTAATCCTGGGCAACCCGGTGACGGTGCTGTGGATGTCGGTCGTTTCCGGCTACCTGATCCACGCCTTCGGCTGGCGGGAAATGTTCATCTTTGAAGGCATCCCAGCGATCATCTGGGCCTTCTGCTGGTGGATGCTGGTGCAAGACAAACCCGCGCAGGCCAACTGGCTGAGCAAAGACGAAAAGCAGGCGCTGCAACAGCAGTTGGAAGAAGAACAGAAAGGCATCAAGGCAGTGCGCAACTACAGCGAAGCCTTCCGTTCCCGCAACGTGATCCTGCTGTGCGTGCAATACTTTGCCTGGAGCATCGGCGTCTACGGTTTTGTGCTGTGGCTGCCTTCCATCCTGCGCAGCGGTATGCAGATGGGCATGGTTGAAGCGGGCTGGCTGTCTGCGGTGCCTTACCTGGCCGCGACCATCGCGATGATCGTGGTTTCCTGGGCGTCGGACAAAATGCAAAACCGTAAGCTGTTTGTCTGGCCGCTGCTGCTGGTGGGCGCGCTGGCGTTCTTCGGCTCCTACGCCATTGGCCCGAATCATTTCTGGATCTCTTATGGCCTGCTGGTGGTTGCCGGCGCGGCGATGTACGCCCCATACGGGCCGTTCTTCGCCATCATTCCGGAAATGCTGCCGAAAAACGTGGCCGGCGGCGCCATGGCGCTAATTAACAGCATGGGCGCCCTGGGCTCGTTCTTTGGCTCCTGGTTCGTCGGCTACCTGAACGGCGCAACCGGCACGCCGGCCGCCTCATACATGTTTATGGCCATCGCGCTGGTGGTAGCGGTAGTGCTGACGCTGGTGGTAAAGCCCGCCCGCGCTGAAACCCATCCGCAAATGGCCTGA